A DNA window from Methanooceanicella nereidis contains the following coding sequences:
- a CDS encoding NADH-quinone oxidoreductase subunit 5 family protein yields the protein MEGSLLLILTIIVPILLGIITYLVPGYNIKKYIIILCAVVLSVASLLVLAGGPVELAVESIDLAGVTIPISPIIILLDYLLLLTLLWFGIKDKEYKAVALVILQLIPLTYVEFLMPGTEHAGVSTFVIDELAIVMCLIVSLIGSAILIYSIGYMKDDKRPAPFFLVMMGFLGIMNALVFTNDLTWLFFFWEGTTLCSFLLIRHYRNEESIKASDRALWMNLLGGVALITGILLIESMYGTKYLSELIAANGTLPGPLSFLPASAIVLPFACLAFGAMTKSAIMPFNSWLTGAMVAPTPVSALLHSSTMVNAGVYLLIRIAPFIIGSAVSTTIAVIGGFSFMFCALLAISQTDSKRILAYSTISYLGLIALCAGINTALALTAAVALLVFHAVSKGLLFLCVGKIQHDIGSRSIEAMEGLIKKMPLVALITVIGLISLMAPPFGIFVGKWLAFQSVSTFSQVSFSLIDIFFIIFGSIFSVFYYARWAGKLLAARPLDKSDKPAHRDWYMELPLLVLTAGIFISVALSTAFFNSLIKLPAIYGIEPSQLIFGPTIQSAIGGFSPLSFLIIFLLIILVPLVLIKVPKTSISEPWSCGTGVEPELGGGYFEDMIGEEKLFKYLDPIGVLLMIALFLAVLI from the coding sequence ATGGAAGGATCATTACTGCTAATACTTACGATAATAGTGCCGATATTACTCGGCATAATAACCTACCTGGTGCCCGGCTATAATATTAAGAAATATATCATAATATTATGTGCAGTGGTACTGTCGGTAGCGTCCCTGTTGGTGCTGGCCGGCGGCCCGGTGGAACTGGCCGTTGAATCAATAGACCTTGCGGGCGTAACGATACCAATTTCGCCTATTATAATATTACTTGATTATCTGTTATTATTAACACTTTTATGGTTCGGTATCAAGGATAAAGAATACAAGGCAGTCGCCCTTGTAATCCTTCAGCTCATACCGCTCACGTACGTCGAGTTCCTGATGCCGGGGACAGAGCACGCGGGCGTTAGCACGTTCGTCATCGATGAGCTGGCCATAGTGATGTGCCTGATAGTATCATTGATCGGCTCAGCTATCCTGATATATTCCATAGGATATATGAAGGATGATAAGAGACCCGCGCCATTTTTCCTGGTCATGATGGGATTCCTGGGCATAATGAACGCCCTGGTCTTCACGAACGACCTTACATGGCTGTTCTTCTTCTGGGAAGGCACGACGCTGTGTTCATTCCTTTTGATACGCCACTACCGCAACGAAGAGTCAATCAAGGCATCCGACAGGGCATTGTGGATGAACCTGCTCGGAGGCGTCGCCCTGATAACGGGCATATTGCTCATAGAATCGATGTATGGCACAAAATACCTGTCCGAACTGATCGCCGCGAACGGCACGCTTCCTGGACCGCTGTCATTCCTGCCGGCATCCGCGATCGTGTTACCGTTCGCATGCCTGGCATTCGGCGCGATGACGAAGTCCGCCATAATGCCGTTCAATTCATGGCTGACCGGAGCGATGGTAGCCCCTACACCAGTATCCGCCTTATTACACTCATCGACGATGGTGAACGCGGGAGTGTACCTGTTGATAAGGATAGCCCCATTCATAATCGGCTCTGCGGTCTCGACCACGATAGCGGTGATCGGCGGCTTCTCTTTCATGTTCTGCGCCCTTCTCGCTATCTCGCAGACCGACTCAAAACGCATACTCGCGTATTCGACCATAAGCTATCTTGGACTGATAGCTTTGTGCGCCGGCATAAATACTGCTTTAGCCCTTACAGCGGCGGTAGCCCTGCTGGTCTTCCACGCGGTGTCGAAAGGTCTGCTTTTCCTTTGCGTGGGCAAGATCCAGCATGACATCGGCTCAAGGAGCATAGAGGCCATGGAAGGCCTGATCAAGAAGATGCCCCTTGTAGCGCTGATCACGGTGATAGGCCTCATTTCCCTTATGGCTCCACCGTTCGGCATATTCGTGGGCAAATGGCTGGCTTTCCAGTCGGTGTCCACTTTCAGCCAGGTAAGCTTTTCGCTGATTGACATATTCTTCATAATATTCGGAAGCATCTTCTCGGTGTTCTACTACGCCAGATGGGCAGGTAAGCTTCTTGCAGCCAGGCCGCTGGATAAATCGGATAAACCGGCCCACAGGGACTGGTACATGGAGTTGCCCTTGCTGGTCCTTACTGCAGGGATCTTCATATCCGTGGCATTATCGACGGCGTTCTTCAATAGCCTGATCAAGCTGCCGGCCATTTACGGGATCGAGCCTTCACAGCTAATCTTCGGGCCTACGATACAGAGCGCCATAGGCGGGTTCTCTCCGCTAAGCTTCCTGATAATATTCCTGCTGATAATACTGGTGCCTTTAGTGCTGATAAAAGTGCCAAAGACGTCGATATCGGAACCATGGTCCTGCGGCACGGGTGTCGAGCCTGAGCTAGGGGGCGGATACTTTGAAGACATGATAGGAGAGGAAAAGCTCTTCAAATACCTCGACCCGATCGGAGTATTGCTTATGATAGCCCTCTTCCTGGCGGTGTTAATATGA
- a CDS encoding HAD family hydrolase, translated as MNNIRLVVSDFDRTFTDGSLYFAPDLIDAILNLKRKGVRFSIVSGRKFSFMRDIFDDMGHFLDSFVAENGCVGFFEDRKHFLCEEVDRDKLLKRLERKNVPYDAGDVVVSVHHGYGKELDESLKSMENMFHVIKNVDSLMVLPYGVSKGTGVKWLSGLYGVSATETACIGDAENDLEMREYCCMLGAVSNALPSMKEKADYVTRGMFGNGLKEFLEFINNNHG; from the coding sequence ATGAATAACATCCGGCTGGTAGTAAGTGATTTCGATAGGACCTTTACGGATGGCTCACTGTACTTTGCCCCTGATCTGATAGATGCTATCCTTAACCTTAAAAGAAAAGGGGTGCGATTTTCTATAGTGTCCGGAAGGAAATTTTCTTTTATGCGGGATATTTTCGATGATATGGGACACTTTCTGGATTCTTTCGTCGCCGAGAACGGATGTGTCGGCTTTTTCGAAGACAGGAAACATTTCCTGTGTGAAGAGGTCGACCGGGATAAACTCCTAAAAAGACTTGAACGGAAGAATGTACCTTACGATGCCGGTGATGTCGTAGTATCGGTCCATCACGGTTATGGGAAGGAACTGGACGAGTCCTTAAAGAGTATGGAAAACATGTTCCATGTCATTAAAAACGTGGACTCACTGATGGTGCTTCCTTACGGGGTGTCTAAGGGTACTGGCGTGAAGTGGCTGTCCGGACTGTACGGTGTATCTGCTACAGAAACGGCGTGTATCGGTGATGCCGAGAACGATCTGGAAATGAGGGAGTATTGCTGCATGCTCGGTGCGGTCTCGAACGCGCTTCCTTCCATGAAAGAAAAAGCCGATTACGTGACCCGCGGCATGTTCGGGAACGGTCTGAAAGAATTTTTAGAGTTCATTAATAATAATCACGGCTAA
- a CDS encoding glycoside hydrolase family 15 protein, producing MYGIIGNGETCAFISVFSSLDWLCLPAFDSPTMFARALDSSEGGCIKLSYELGGSILPLESGEQRYIEDTNILETTTRVGSDMIKAIDFMPFGKHSLWRILGISGPDRFKLYMDVDARPDYNRKAPRIEMIEAGMMVSSPGQALYITSAENAVIRKNRIIFSIEPPVTVPVLMTYGRDTNEAIKEFKGSPGHTEDYLAEVRFWRDYMSGATPIFELNPRLHYFYMRSLLVLKLLVYNDTGAILAAPTSSFPETIGGEHNWDYRFCWVRDGAYSSEAFALAGMYEDSRRILDFLLNIVNLKGKPYPYPLVSIYGDLTGTEEVLLDSLTGFGNSRPVRIGNKAVEQKQNDMEGEVIHAIYTYYKYSRDTSYVKRNFDRIKKIVDYSKRHWMEKDAGIWEFRREYMNYVHSKTMCWAALEYGSRLASLLDMDSLVDEWRKEAEKVKADIIEKGWSERRKCFKRAYEDAAYDASVLAIPLMNMLPVTDPMVKMTVKSITDNLGTGGLLKRFQDETGAFMLASLWLAQVMMKKGKVVNAMEIINRAARYASSELGLFAEEYDMYYRRLVGNIPQSFSHEEFIRSVHYLLGKE from the coding sequence ATGTACGGCATCATAGGTAACGGCGAGACCTGCGCCTTCATCAGTGTCTTTAGCTCACTTGACTGGCTTTGTCTGCCGGCGTTCGATTCTCCCACGATGTTCGCACGGGCACTGGACAGTTCCGAGGGCGGATGCATCAAGCTTTCATATGAGCTTGGAGGATCGATACTGCCGCTGGAGAGCGGGGAGCAGAGGTATATCGAGGATACCAATATCCTCGAGACCACGACACGTGTAGGCAGCGACATGATAAAGGCGATAGATTTCATGCCCTTCGGCAAGCATTCCCTGTGGCGTATCCTGGGCATTTCCGGCCCTGACCGCTTTAAGCTGTACATGGACGTCGATGCGCGGCCTGACTATAATCGCAAGGCTCCACGGATCGAGATGATCGAAGCCGGTATGATGGTCTCTTCTCCCGGACAGGCTTTATACATAACGTCCGCCGAAAATGCTGTGATAAGGAAGAACAGGATCATATTCTCTATCGAACCGCCTGTGACCGTTCCCGTACTGATGACATACGGTCGCGATACTAATGAGGCAATAAAGGAGTTCAAAGGTTCACCCGGGCATACTGAAGATTATCTGGCCGAAGTGAGGTTCTGGAGGGATTACATGTCCGGGGCCACACCGATATTCGAGCTTAACCCCAGGCTTCATTATTTTTATATGCGTTCTCTTCTTGTCCTAAAACTTCTTGTATACAATGACACAGGGGCCATACTTGCCGCTCCGACCTCGTCGTTCCCCGAGACCATCGGCGGAGAGCATAACTGGGATTACCGCTTTTGCTGGGTAAGGGACGGGGCGTATAGTTCTGAAGCTTTTGCGCTTGCCGGAATGTACGAAGACTCGAGGAGAATACTTGATTTTCTCCTTAATATCGTTAACCTTAAGGGGAAGCCCTACCCGTATCCGCTAGTATCCATCTACGGCGACCTTACCGGGACCGAAGAAGTATTGCTGGACAGCCTTACGGGCTTCGGCAACAGCCGTCCGGTAAGGATCGGAAATAAGGCCGTAGAGCAGAAGCAGAATGACATGGAGGGGGAGGTAATACATGCGATATACACTTATTACAAATATTCCCGGGACACCTCTTATGTAAAACGAAACTTCGACAGGATAAAAAAGATAGTGGACTATTCGAAGAGGCACTGGATGGAAAAGGACGCCGGCATATGGGAGTTCCGCAGAGAATACATGAACTACGTGCATAGTAAGACCATGTGCTGGGCGGCACTGGAATATGGCAGCAGGCTCGCGTCGCTGCTGGATATGGACAGTCTGGTCGATGAATGGCGAAAAGAGGCCGAAAAAGTAAAGGCCGACATCATCGAAAAAGGCTGGTCCGAGCGAAGAAAATGCTTTAAGCGGGCATACGAGGATGCCGCCTACGACGCGTCGGTCCTGGCGATCCCTCTCATGAACATGCTACCTGTCACCGACCCTATGGTAAAGATGACAGTAAAGAGCATCACTGATAACCTGGGGACCGGAGGTCTCCTGAAAAGGTTCCAGGACGAGACGGGGGCTTTCATGCTGGCATCATTATGGCTGGCCCAGGTAATGATGAAAAAAGGGAAAGTGGTGAACGCGATGGAGATCATTAACAGGGCGGCCAGGTATGCATCCAGCGAGCTCGGACTGTTTGCCGAAGAGTACGACATGTACTACAGGCGCCTTGTAGGGAACATCCCTCAGTCCTTCTCGCATGAGGAGTTTATCCGGTCCGTGCATTATTTACTCGGTAAGGAGTGA
- a CDS encoding glycosyltransferase family 4 protein, with protein sequence MKICTVSQSFYPYVGGVTRYLLALGRRLIDRGDELVVVHLKAGDAPDFEVVDGIKVYRMSDQENVLESIEGYFKFKELIIDITHGNEKVNYVPVEDRFNQGYPEYLGFNVSMYEKVKQVYETEQFDILHVHDFQVMPLAFLLRGELNVPTVFTWHIPFTDVMPAEWRDFLIRYMQYYDRIIFSTDEYVRTAVESGLDPEKISKINPFIETEKYCRSEENGFREKFDIQKDHNIVLCVARIDPRKGQEYLIRAMKEVVRKEPKTTCVFIGNGSLTKKILGRKNMLEELEALVDELGIGEHIKFLGKVSNEDLLEAYEACDMLVLPSINEGFGLVLSEAMCFSKPLIGSNIGGIPEQIMDGFNGHLFKPRDHRELAERIISLIENPELRREMGENGRKLANTRFCVERGFLEHCDIYDTIHLQKRIRDRSGAGESLLTE encoded by the coding sequence ATGAAAATTTGCACAGTATCCCAATCATTTTATCCGTACGTGGGTGGAGTGACGCGATATTTGCTTGCCCTTGGAAGGAGGCTGATCGATCGCGGGGATGAACTGGTCGTGGTCCATCTTAAGGCCGGGGATGCGCCCGACTTCGAGGTCGTGGACGGTATAAAAGTATATCGCATGTCAGACCAGGAGAATGTCCTGGAATCTATCGAAGGTTATTTTAAATTCAAGGAATTGATAATCGACATCACCCATGGCAATGAAAAAGTGAACTATGTCCCCGTCGAAGACAGGTTCAACCAGGGCTATCCCGAATACCTGGGGTTCAACGTCAGCATGTACGAAAAGGTTAAACAGGTATATGAGACCGAGCAGTTCGATATATTGCATGTCCATGATTTTCAGGTCATGCCGCTTGCATTCTTACTCCGGGGCGAATTGAACGTTCCGACCGTGTTCACATGGCACATCCCGTTCACGGATGTGATGCCTGCCGAATGGCGGGATTTTCTCATAAGGTACATGCAGTACTATGACCGGATCATATTCTCGACGGATGAATATGTGAGGACTGCAGTGGAAAGCGGGCTAGACCCTGAAAAGATATCAAAGATCAATCCTTTCATAGAGACCGAGAAATATTGCCGGAGCGAGGAGAATGGCTTTAGGGAAAAATTCGACATACAGAAAGACCATAATATAGTGCTGTGTGTCGCGCGAATAGACCCCAGGAAAGGGCAGGAATACCTGATAAGGGCCATGAAAGAGGTCGTGCGTAAGGAACCGAAGACGACCTGCGTGTTCATCGGGAACGGTTCCCTGACCAAAAAGATACTTGGAAGGAAGAACATGCTGGAAGAGCTGGAAGCTCTTGTGGATGAGCTCGGCATCGGCGAACATATAAAATTTTTAGGCAAGGTCAGCAACGAGGACCTCCTTGAGGCTTATGAGGCATGCGACATGCTGGTCCTGCCGTCGATCAATGAAGGTTTCGGACTGGTCCTGTCTGAGGCCATGTGTTTCTCAAAGCCGCTTATCGGATCGAATATCGGAGGCATCCCCGAACAGATAATGGATGGCTTTAACGGGCACCTTTTCAAGCCAAGAGACCACCGGGAGCTTGCCGAACGGATCATCTCGCTCATCGAGAACCCCGAATTAAGGAGAGAGATGGGCGAGAACGGAAGAAAGCTTGCAAACACGCGCTTTTGTGTCGAGAGAGGTTTTTTGGAACACTGCGACATATACGATACCATACATCTTCAGAAGAGGATAAGGGATAGATCAGGAGCGGGAGAGTCACTCCTTACCGAGTAA
- the asnS gene encoding asparagine--tRNA ligase — MLAKIKDILSGNYSDGEEIEVGGWVVKNRSSGKIVFTTIRDSTGEIQVTTKKGNVSDDDLMTADSLSLECSVRLKAKVRTDARAPGGKELVSTGIELVGCAQDYPIFGEGHNPEVLLDLRHLHVRSKELVAIMKVKDSVLNAAREWFRNNSFYEVTPPIIMSSSCEGGSTLFEIKYFDEKAYLSQSAQLYLESLIFGLENVYAITPSFRAEKSRTTRHLAEYWHIEAEMAWMGLYEMLNMLEDLVSYICNKTAEERAEEIRSLGSDPEYFLNLKPPFPRITYDDAIRILHEDGYRIQWGEDFGTHEERQLSMHYDKPLFITEYPLAVKAFYMKDAGNEKVLNVDMIGPKGFGEIIGGSERETDLGLLEGRLRKQGEDPSKYAWYLDLRRYGSVPHSGFGMGAERLVRWICGAEHIRDTIPYPRTISRLYP; from the coding sequence ATGTTAGCGAAGATCAAAGACATCCTTTCAGGTAATTACAGCGACGGTGAAGAGATAGAGGTAGGCGGATGGGTCGTAAAGAACCGGTCCAGCGGCAAGATCGTTTTCACCACCATACGGGACTCTACGGGAGAGATACAGGTCACCACTAAAAAGGGAAATGTCAGCGACGATGATCTGATGACAGCCGACTCTTTATCTCTGGAGTGCTCCGTCCGCTTGAAGGCTAAAGTGAGGACCGATGCCAGGGCACCCGGAGGCAAGGAACTTGTAAGTACGGGTATCGAGCTCGTAGGCTGCGCCCAGGATTATCCGATCTTCGGCGAAGGCCACAACCCGGAAGTGCTGCTGGACCTCAGGCACCTGCATGTCAGGAGTAAAGAGCTTGTGGCCATAATGAAGGTCAAGGACTCGGTGCTCAACGCGGCAAGAGAATGGTTCAGGAACAACAGTTTCTATGAGGTCACGCCGCCTATAATCATGTCAAGCTCATGCGAGGGCGGCTCTACGCTGTTCGAAATAAAATATTTCGATGAGAAAGCTTACCTCTCCCAGAGCGCCCAGCTCTACCTGGAGTCGCTCATCTTCGGGCTGGAGAACGTTTATGCGATCACACCGTCTTTCAGGGCGGAAAAGTCGCGCACCACGAGGCATCTGGCCGAATACTGGCATATCGAGGCGGAGATGGCATGGATGGGTCTCTATGAGATGCTCAATATGCTCGAAGACCTTGTATCATACATATGTAACAAGACGGCGGAAGAAAGGGCAGAAGAGATCAGGTCACTCGGAAGCGACCCCGAGTACTTCCTTAACCTCAAGCCGCCTTTCCCCAGGATAACATACGATGACGCGATAAGGATATTGCACGAAGATGGTTACCGGATACAATGGGGAGAGGATTTCGGGACGCATGAGGAAAGACAGCTTTCTATGCATTATGACAAGCCTTTGTTCATTACGGAGTACCCGCTGGCCGTGAAGGCGTTCTACATGAAGGATGCCGGGAATGAGAAAGTGCTTAACGTGGACATGATAGGGCCTAAAGGGTTTGGAGAGATAATCGGCGGAAGCGAAAGGGAAACTGACCTGGGCCTGCTTGAAGGGCGATTAAGGAAACAGGGCGAGGATCCGTCGAAGTACGCATGGTATCTGGACCTGAGAAGATATGGTTCAGTCCCGCATTCCGGATTCGGCATGGGAGCCGAGCGCCTGGTCAGGTGGATCTGCGGGGCGGAGCATATAAGGGATACAATACCATATCCGCGAACCATAAGCAGGTTATACCCGTAA
- a CDS encoding mechanosensitive ion channel family protein, translating to MLEIVDNSSSLPNDPIAMTQPANDTVNSTASATAGSFMDINPFADAIENWISMNTGLSPFIADLMAALLIVAIFLILSEIVKRIVLDVAPHLVSKTKSTLDDEILSVIKGPIQVIVIVAGIYLAFKTINHMPVNAITMLDRLSAIVLILLCAYVVSNLIKGIIKWYVTDVAPKTNSDLDDHLMPFLRKFLVVLVYSIAVIMIIGQFGVEITPLIASLGVVGIAVALAAKESLSNLFGAVAILTDRPYKVGDRLILPSIGQGDVLDVGLRSTRIRTMDNRVVIVPNEEMARSKIVNMSQPSSKVRVTIKVGISYRSDVDKACAIMERIASELPQVSKEPGPRAYVSALGDFSVDITMLVWIDSYREDLSVPDVIYRKVLARFKEEGIEIPYPIKTVIPK from the coding sequence ATGCTCGAGATCGTGGACAATAGCAGCTCACTGCCTAATGACCCAATCGCTATGACGCAGCCGGCGAACGATACAGTGAACTCCACTGCCAGTGCGACCGCCGGAAGCTTTATGGACATTAACCCCTTCGCTGACGCCATAGAAAACTGGATATCCATGAACACCGGCTTAAGCCCGTTTATTGCCGACCTGATGGCAGCACTGTTGATCGTTGCCATATTCCTTATCTTATCCGAGATCGTCAAGAGGATCGTATTGGATGTAGCCCCCCATCTTGTCTCAAAGACCAAGTCGACGCTGGACGACGAGATATTATCGGTCATAAAAGGCCCGATACAGGTCATAGTCATCGTCGCCGGCATCTACCTGGCGTTCAAGACTATCAATCATATGCCGGTGAACGCCATCACGATGCTGGACAGGCTTTCCGCGATCGTGCTCATACTCTTATGCGCCTACGTCGTTTCAAACCTGATAAAAGGAATAATAAAATGGTATGTAACGGACGTGGCCCCGAAAACCAATTCGGACCTTGACGACCATCTGATGCCATTCCTTAGAAAGTTCCTGGTCGTGCTGGTATACTCGATAGCGGTCATAATGATCATAGGGCAGTTTGGCGTTGAGATCACGCCGCTGATCGCGAGCCTAGGGGTCGTGGGTATCGCGGTGGCGCTGGCTGCCAAAGAGTCCTTGTCCAACCTGTTCGGCGCTGTTGCGATATTGACCGACAGGCCTTACAAGGTAGGTGACAGGCTCATACTTCCCAGCATAGGACAGGGGGACGTGCTCGACGTCGGCCTGCGAAGCACGCGCATCAGGACGATGGACAACAGGGTAGTTATCGTGCCTAACGAGGAGATGGCGAGAAGCAAGATAGTCAACATGTCCCAGCCCAGTTCAAAGGTGCGTGTCACGATAAAAGTGGGCATATCCTACAGGTCGGACGTCGATAAGGCGTGTGCGATAATGGAAAGGATCGCTTCGGAATTGCCCCAGGTATCGAAAGAGCCTGGTCCGAGGGCATATGTTTCCGCACTGGGCGACTTTTCGGTGGACATCACGATGCTCGTATGGATCGACTCGTACAGGGAAGACCTCAGCGTGCCTGACGTCATATACAGGAAAGTGCTCGCAAGGTTCAAAGAAGAGGGCATTGAGATCCCGTACCCGATAAAGACCGTCATACCAAAGTGA
- a CDS encoding CBS domain-containing protein, translating into MKVKDIMSKPHTIDKSARMSEALDMMDKYHVRRLVVKHKDEVQGIVTLRSICGELGSRRKYNHPPSLFHVCDAVSNNFSMIGPEDDLKKAISMLKDVDCVVVVDGDVVGSITTKDVIRNATPAGTVSSIMKMPVVAPPDARVAHIRKLMMEKGVTRVPIMDGHVLVGLVSETDIAKAFRGIKKHAQQNRQDNKVEMLIAMDIMSVSVITVPHDTQIKDAAKLMIEKDIGALPVMNENNHVIGMITRRDIIKAI; encoded by the coding sequence ATGAAAGTGAAAGATATCATGTCTAAACCGCATACGATCGATAAATCGGCCAGGATGTCCGAAGCTCTCGACATGATGGATAAATACCATGTCAGAAGGCTGGTCGTTAAACACAAGGACGAAGTCCAGGGAATAGTGACCTTAAGGAGCATATGCGGGGAACTTGGCTCAAGGAGAAAATATAACCACCCGCCGTCGCTGTTCCATGTATGCGATGCAGTGAGCAACAATTTCAGCATGATCGGCCCTGAAGATGACCTGAAGAAAGCCATAAGCATGCTAAAGGACGTCGATTGCGTAGTAGTTGTAGACGGCGATGTCGTCGGTTCGATCACCACCAAGGACGTCATCAGGAACGCCACGCCGGCAGGAACGGTGTCGTCGATCATGAAGATGCCGGTAGTAGCACCCCCGGATGCGAGAGTGGCGCATATAAGAAAGCTGATGATGGAGAAAGGAGTGACGCGCGTCCCGATCATGGACGGGCATGTGCTGGTCGGACTTGTGTCTGAGACCGATATCGCAAAGGCATTCAGGGGAATAAAAAAGCATGCCCAGCAAAACCGGCAGGACAACAAGGTCGAGATGCTTATCGCCATGGACATAATGAGCGTCAGCGTTATCACGGTGCCCCACGATACGCAGATAAAAGATGCGGCTAAACTGATGATAGAAAAAGATATCGGCGCACTGCCTGTGATGAATGAAAACAACCATGTCATCGGTATGATAACTCGAAGGGATATCATCAAGGCCATATAA
- a CDS encoding CBS domain-containing protein — protein sequence MTEVGEIMSSPVFAVSMSDNLARARNLMLRNGVSRLVVMDGEDLKGIVTKKDLAARLNQAEPQWRRRPLDSIPVEIVMTPNPITVTSNIPVQEAAALMLENEISSLIVFDDRVKGIVTKHDLVKFFTLLGCNLRVGDMMSSNMLKVSRHHTINSIMDLMDENEAENVIVTDGLETSPYVGFINMADLGFVEINPRHVKDIKETRKESYAGQKKYRHFREAMIVAEDVMSTPLASVKREDKAVDAARIMVDNNYDALPVINGELTGQFNYMNILKWLSEAPE from the coding sequence ATGACAGAGGTCGGCGAAATAATGTCTTCGCCTGTCTTCGCCGTATCTATGAGCGATAACCTTGCCAGGGCGAGAAACCTGATGCTCCGCAACGGAGTTTCCAGGCTTGTCGTGATGGACGGTGAAGACCTTAAAGGGATAGTTACTAAAAAAGACCTCGCTGCGAGGTTAAACCAGGCAGAGCCGCAATGGAGAAGGCGTCCGCTCGATAGCATACCTGTGGAGATTGTTATGACGCCGAACCCGATCACGGTCACGTCGAATATCCCGGTACAGGAAGCTGCCGCGCTCATGCTTGAGAACGAGATATCAAGCCTCATCGTTTTTGATGATAGGGTCAAAGGTATCGTGACAAAGCATGATCTTGTAAAATTTTTCACTCTCCTGGGATGCAACCTTCGCGTCGGGGACATGATGTCGTCTAACATGTTGAAAGTGAGCAGGCACCATACCATAAACAGCATAATGGATCTCATGGACGAGAATGAAGCGGAGAACGTCATAGTCACTGACGGCCTTGAAACTAGCCCGTACGTGGGCTTTATAAACATGGCAGACCTCGGGTTCGTGGAAATAAACCCCAGGCATGTCAAGGATATCAAGGAGACGAGAAAAGAATCCTATGCAGGTCAGAAGAAGTACAGGCATTTCAGGGAGGCCATGATAGTCGCTGAGGACGTGATGTCGACACCGCTGGCATCCGTGAAGCGAGAGGATAAGGCGGTCGACGCCGCCCGTATCATGGTAGATAACAACTATGATGCGCTGCCGGTCATAAACGGCGAGCTGACCGGCCAGTTCAACTACATGAACATACTGAAATGGCTATCGGAGGCCCCGGAATGA
- a CDS encoding CBS domain-containing protein, producing the protein MTREGINEFGKNRRSRRANTGKFVHDLNESFTKGPLDFKQRISQHVSGIMAVASKDVVTIPPTTTIMGAARTMVGYGYRRLPVADPGTKRIEGICTVVDVIDFLGGGDKRQIIDKKYDGNMIVAINGPITEIMQQEVITIQDSSSLEDAVSTMIERSIGGAPVVTEDGKIVGIITERDIVHLMGETISGKRISDVMSERVTTAPPDMSIESAAKTMIESGFRRLPIVSNNLVCGIVTATDIMRYLGSGDAFKKLVTGNVDEALSLPVSSIMKGEIITVRPDEDLGATAKLMYRNKIGCLPVISDEGLAGIITEHDIMMSLKEEE; encoded by the coding sequence TTGACTAGGGAAGGTATAAATGAGTTTGGAAAAAACAGGCGTTCACGCCGCGCTAACACAGGAAAGTTCGTACATGACCTGAATGAAAGCTTTACTAAAGGCCCGCTGGATTTCAAGCAGCGCATATCCCAGCATGTAAGCGGTATCATGGCCGTGGCGAGCAAGGATGTCGTCACTATACCGCCCACCACCACGATCATGGGAGCGGCCAGGACTATGGTGGGGTATGGATATAGAAGGCTGCCGGTGGCCGACCCCGGGACAAAGAGGATAGAAGGTATCTGCACTGTCGTAGATGTGATCGATTTTTTAGGGGGCGGAGATAAACGCCAGATCATAGACAAAAAATATGACGGTAACATGATCGTGGCGATAAACGGCCCCATAACTGAGATAATGCAGCAGGAAGTCATCACGATACAGGATAGCTCCTCGCTGGAAGACGCGGTCTCCACAATGATAGAGAGATCCATAGGAGGCGCTCCGGTCGTCACGGAGGATGGAAAGATCGTGGGCATCATAACAGAGAGAGATATTGTCCATCTGATGGGCGAGACGATATCGGGTAAGAGGATAAGCGACGTGATGAGCGAAAGGGTCACTACGGCGCCGCCGGACATGTCCATAGAGTCGGCTGCAAAGACGATGATAGAGAGCGGTTTCCGCAGGCTACCGATAGTCTCGAATAACCTGGTCTGCGGCATAGTCACCGCGACTGACATAATGAGATACCTGGGAAGCGGGGATGCGTTCAAAAAGCTGGTGACGGGCAACGTTGACGAGGCCTTGAGCCTGCCGGTGAGCAGCATCATGAAAGGCGAGATAATCACGGTGCGGCCGGATGAAGACCTGGGGGCTACGGCAAAGCTCATGTACAGGAATAAGATCGGCTGCCTCCCGGTCATCAGCGATGAAGGGCTGGCCGGGATTATCACGGAGCACGATATAATGATGTCATTGAAGGAGGAGGAGTGA